From Prionailurus viverrinus isolate Anna chromosome B2, UM_Priviv_1.0, whole genome shotgun sequence, the proteins below share one genomic window:
- the LOC125166087 gene encoding olfactory receptor 2J3-like: MMMGKNASSEGYFVLLGFSHWPHLEVVLFVLILMFYLTTLIGNLFIIVLSYLDAHLHTPMYFFLSNLSFLDLCYTTSSIPQLLVNLWGPEKTISYAGCMTQLYFALALGTTECVLLVVMSYDRYAAVCRPLHYTVIMNPRFCHLLAVASWVSGFTNSALHSSFTFWVPLCGHRQVDHFLCEVPALLRLSCVDTRANELTLLITSSIFVLIPLILILSSYGAIAWAVLRMQSSAGLQRVFGTCGAHLMVVSLFFIPAMCIYLQPPSESSQDQGKFIALFYTVVTPSLNPLIYTLRNKDVREAARRQVGLDWEI, encoded by the coding sequence ATGATGATGGGAAAAAATGCAAGTTCTGAAGGCTACtttgttctactgggtttttctCATTGGCCTCATCTGGAAGTAGTTCTCTTTGTGCTTATCTTGATGTTCTACTTGACGACCTTGATAGGAAACCTTTTTATTATTGTCTTGTCATACCTGGACGCCCATCTCCACactcccatgtacttcttcctctcaAACCTCTCTTTTCTGGATCTCTGCTACACCACCAGCTCCATCCCTCAGTTGCTGGTCAATCTCTGGGGCCCAGAAAAGACCATCTCTTATGCCGGTTGCATGACTCAACTTTACTTTGCCCTTGCACTGGGAACCACAGAGTGTGTCCTCCTGGTGGTCATGTCCTATGACCGTTATGCAGCTGTCTGTAGACCACTGCATTACACTGTGATCATGAACCCTCGTTTCTGCCACCTGTTGGCTGTGGCTTCCTGGGTCAGTGGCTTTACCAACTCAGCACTTCATTCCTCCTTTACCTTCTGGGTCCCCCTCTGTGGACATCGCCAAGTGGACCATTTCCTCTGTGAAGTTCCAGCACTGCTGCGATTATCGTGTGTTGATACCCGTGCTAATGAGCTGACCCTCCTGATCACGAGCTCCATTTTTGTTCTCATACCACTCATCCTCATTCTCAGTTCTTATGGCGCCATTGCCTGGGCTGTGCTGAGGATGCAGTCATCAGCTGGACTTCAGAGAGTCTTTGGGACATGTGGAGCCCATCTTATGGTTGTGTCCCTCTTTTTCATTCCAGCGATGTGCATATATCTGCAGCCACCATCAGAAAGTTCTCAAGATCAAGGCAAGTTCATTGCCCTCTTTTATACTGTTGTCACACCTAGCCTCAACCCTCTAATCTACACTCTCAGAAACAAAGATGTAAGAGAAGCAGCAAGGAGACAAGTGGGTCTAGATTGGGAGATATGA